A stretch of Leucobacter aridicollis DNA encodes these proteins:
- a CDS encoding DUF2469 domain-containing protein, with translation MNEDDLEEYERDAELALFREYRDIASQFRYVVETERRFYLANEVDLKRNDAGNDFYFELTMGDVWVWDVYRSDRFVKSVRVLTFKDVNVEELSTRELKLPQELSIDD, from the coding sequence ATGAATGAGGACGATCTTGAGGAATACGAACGCGATGCAGAGCTGGCGCTGTTTCGCGAATATCGCGACATTGCGAGTCAGTTCCGATACGTAGTCGAGACCGAGCGCCGCTTCTACCTCGCAAACGAGGTGGATCTCAAGCGGAACGACGCGGGCAACGATTTCTACTTCGAACTCACCATGGGTGACGTGTGGGTGTGGGACGTCTACCGTTCCGACCGCTTCGTGAAGTCGGTGCGCGTGCTCACGTTCAAGGACGTCAACGTTGAGGAACTCTCGACCCGCGAGCTGAAGCTGCCGCAGGAACTGTCGATCGACGACTAG
- a CDS encoding DNA polymerase Y family protein, with protein sequence MPPERVVTLHLVDWPREDPRAGSAAARGADPEEAPPDFAPVFAKLTDLVPAIEELRPGLVAMRARGPVRYYGGERAVAEALLEFARAEGLGHARVGIADGRFAAELAASADPDPVDGIRIVEPGGGAAFLSELPVAWATDEKLGQLLPGLGIYTLGAFAALPEDAVRARFGPAGVLAHRHARGEDGERGEPVRAQQAARDFALSLDFEPPIAGTEQLTFACSSLVERFIGALTEERLVCTSLRVTLTDDIGIRHERDWAHPRFFSPQDALARLRWQSESLVAGFTGAEERAGAGIATVRIAPVRTDRIASHEPGLWTSGPDERVHHHLSRAQGLLGPGGVGTVSLDGGRLLLERQRFTHWGSAPKRDRAPGPWPGALSAPLPTLVFSPPLRARLLDEAGSVVGVDAEDLLAATPYALRVEGHRSPGAVRGWSKPWPIREHWWDGRPERFRLQLELDTGDSWLLLARVRPGESDGATATWFAEGKYD encoded by the coding sequence ATGCCTCCCGAACGCGTCGTCACGCTGCACCTCGTCGACTGGCCGCGCGAGGATCCCCGGGCGGGGTCCGCTGCGGCCAGAGGCGCCGACCCCGAGGAGGCCCCGCCCGATTTCGCGCCCGTCTTCGCGAAGCTCACCGACCTTGTGCCCGCGATCGAGGAGCTTCGCCCCGGCCTCGTCGCGATGCGAGCGCGCGGCCCCGTGCGCTATTACGGCGGCGAGCGCGCGGTCGCGGAGGCGCTGCTGGAGTTCGCGCGCGCGGAGGGGCTTGGGCACGCGCGCGTCGGGATCGCTGACGGCAGGTTCGCGGCGGAGTTGGCGGCGAGCGCGGATCCGGATCCCGTCGATGGCATTCGAATCGTCGAGCCCGGCGGCGGCGCCGCGTTTCTCAGCGAGCTCCCCGTCGCGTGGGCGACGGACGAGAAGCTGGGGCAGCTGCTGCCCGGCCTCGGCATCTACACGCTCGGGGCGTTCGCCGCACTTCCCGAGGACGCGGTGCGGGCACGATTCGGGCCCGCCGGCGTGCTCGCGCACCGGCACGCGCGCGGCGAGGACGGCGAGCGTGGCGAGCCCGTGCGGGCGCAGCAGGCGGCGCGGGACTTCGCGCTCTCCCTCGATTTCGAGCCGCCCATCGCTGGCACCGAACAGCTCACGTTCGCCTGCAGCTCGCTTGTTGAACGCTTCATCGGCGCGCTCACCGAGGAGCGGCTCGTATGCACCTCGCTGCGGGTGACGCTCACCGACGACATCGGGATCCGTCACGAGCGCGACTGGGCGCACCCGAGGTTCTTCTCCCCGCAGGACGCGTTGGCGCGGCTGCGCTGGCAGTCCGAGAGCCTCGTGGCGGGGTTCACGGGCGCCGAGGAGCGCGCGGGTGCGGGGATCGCGACGGTGCGGATCGCCCCCGTGCGGACCGACAGGATCGCCTCGCACGAGCCCGGGCTCTGGACGAGCGGGCCGGACGAGCGCGTGCATCACCACCTGAGCCGGGCGCAGGGGCTGCTCGGTCCCGGCGGGGTCGGCACGGTGTCGCTCGACGGCGGCAGGCTGCTGCTCGAGCGGCAGCGGTTCACGCACTGGGGGTCCGCGCCGAAACGCGACCGGGCGCCCGGGCCGTGGCCGGGCGCGCTTTCCGCGCCGCTCCCGACGCTCGTGTTCTCCCCGCCGTTGCGGGCCCGGCTGCTCGACGAGGCTGGCAGCGTCGTCGGCGTCGACGCTGAGGATCTGCTCGCGGCCACGCCGTACGCGCTGCGCGTGGAGGGGCACCGGTCGCCGGGTGCTGTGCGGGGGTGGTCGAAGCCGTGGCCGATCCGCGAGCACTGGTGGGACGGCAGGCCGGAGCGGTTCAGGCTGCAGCTTGAGCTCGACACGGGCGACAGCTGGCTGCTGCTCGCACGCGTGCGCCCTGGTGAGTCGGACGGGGCGACGGCGACCTGGTTCGCGGAGGGCAAATATGACTAG
- a CDS encoding error-prone DNA polymerase, with protein sequence MTSPTGASDTPQYAELHAHSHYSFLDGASSPEQLVAEAQRLGLAGLALTDHDGFYGAPRFAEAALPTPEFLTVYGAELTLGLEAPQLGAADPAGSHLLLLARGTAGYHRLASAITEGQLAGGEKGRPVYDLAELAAAGEGEWAVLTGCRKGEVRRALERDGRAAAGVALERLTSLFGRDNVYVELTHHGHPGDDARNAALAELATAAGLPTLATGAVHAATRPATRTAEAMAAVRARRSLAELDPHLPAAGAAHLRSAEAMLRHFSRHPDAVARTVPLARELAFSLREATPRLPKLDLPAGHTQMSWLRELVWQGAAERYGAGRDTLDAPRRERIERELDVIEQLDFPGYFLIVHDIVREARARGILCQGRGSAANSAICYLLKVTSVDSIFYGLPFERFLSSLREEEPDIDVDFDSERREEMIQYVYEKYGRRNAAQVANVITYRPKAAIRDAAKALGYSVAEQRAWTRSISHHDAFPAEQSSTAAGAEPEDPPANARERSRRRPRAAAAADAHSPYAAIPEPVLRLANAFKGAPRHLGIHSGGMVLTERPVGEVCPIEHARMEKRTVLQWDKDDCAAMRLVKFDLLGLGMLSAIDKTLRMVAAATGEEWTFDSIPKEESGVYDMLCRGDAIGVFQVESRAQLNTLPRLRPRSFYDLVIEIALIRPGPIQGGAVHPYLRRRAGKEEITYSHPSLEPVLARTLGIPLFQEQLMQIATTVGGCTGEDADLLRRSMGSKRGKERMDSLREKIFAGMRANGIDGEQAQLVYTQLESFADFGFAESHSISFALIVYVSSWIKLHYPAVFLAGLLQSQPMGFYSPRSLAEDAKRHGVVVRPPDVQFSAVHAGVEPLTLGAAAETGPGPASVPDVAPSQLAPTGLPECAAGDHPPVGPFDETAPDTSGKHRRDGRFAVRLGLSEVRGIGVKIAERIVAARAAGPFADLADLARRADLDREQLEALASSGACAGLGLSRRDALWGAGPAADNRDRYLPGIAVHVQPPLLPVLTDAEQTSLDLWTTGVATGTHPLALLRDSLDARGIIRSDLARRSQNGSTVQVAGLVTHRQRPGTAAGVTFLTLEDESGTVNVVVWAKVWQAHRLVAQSAPAMIVRGVADRSPEGVFNVIAHGFEPLPAPQAVASRDFR encoded by the coding sequence ATGACTAGCCCGACCGGCGCGTCCGACACCCCACAGTACGCGGAGCTCCACGCGCACTCGCACTACAGCTTTCTCGACGGCGCCTCCTCCCCCGAGCAGCTCGTCGCCGAGGCGCAGCGGCTCGGCCTCGCGGGGCTCGCGCTCACCGATCACGACGGCTTCTACGGGGCGCCACGGTTCGCGGAGGCAGCGCTGCCGACCCCGGAGTTTCTCACCGTCTACGGGGCGGAGCTCACGCTCGGGCTGGAGGCCCCGCAGCTTGGCGCGGCCGACCCCGCGGGAAGCCACCTGCTGCTGCTCGCGCGCGGCACCGCTGGCTACCACCGGCTCGCCTCCGCCATCACTGAGGGCCAGCTCGCCGGCGGCGAGAAGGGGCGTCCCGTCTACGACCTTGCGGAGCTCGCCGCCGCGGGCGAGGGCGAGTGGGCGGTGCTCACCGGGTGCCGCAAGGGCGAGGTGCGGCGTGCGCTTGAGCGCGACGGTCGAGCGGCGGCGGGCGTGGCGCTCGAGCGGCTCACGTCGCTGTTCGGGCGCGACAACGTCTACGTCGAGCTCACGCATCACGGGCATCCCGGCGACGACGCCCGCAATGCGGCGCTCGCCGAGCTCGCCACGGCTGCGGGTCTGCCGACGCTCGCGACGGGCGCGGTGCACGCCGCGACCAGGCCGGCGACACGCACCGCCGAGGCGATGGCCGCGGTGCGGGCGCGGCGCAGCCTCGCCGAGCTCGATCCGCATCTCCCCGCCGCCGGCGCGGCGCACCTCCGAAGCGCCGAGGCCATGCTCCGGCACTTCTCCCGCCACCCCGATGCCGTCGCGCGGACCGTGCCGCTCGCGCGCGAGCTCGCGTTCTCGCTCAGGGAGGCGACCCCGCGGCTGCCGAAACTCGACCTCCCTGCGGGGCACACGCAGATGAGCTGGCTGCGGGAGCTCGTGTGGCAGGGCGCCGCCGAACGCTACGGCGCGGGCCGGGACACCCTCGACGCCCCGCGGCGCGAGCGCATCGAACGCGAGCTCGACGTGATTGAGCAGCTCGACTTCCCCGGCTACTTCCTCATCGTGCACGACATTGTGCGGGAGGCGCGCGCACGCGGGATCCTCTGCCAGGGCCGGGGGTCCGCGGCGAACTCGGCGATCTGTTACCTGCTGAAGGTCACCTCGGTCGATTCGATCTTCTACGGTCTCCCGTTCGAGCGTTTCCTTTCGAGTCTGCGCGAGGAGGAGCCAGACATTGACGTCGACTTCGACTCCGAGCGGCGCGAGGAGATGATCCAATACGTCTACGAGAAGTACGGCAGGCGCAACGCGGCCCAGGTCGCGAACGTCATCACCTACCGCCCGAAGGCGGCGATCCGGGACGCCGCGAAGGCGCTCGGCTACAGCGTCGCCGAGCAGCGCGCGTGGACGCGCAGCATCAGCCACCACGACGCGTTCCCCGCCGAGCAGTCGAGCACTGCTGCGGGGGCTGAGCCCGAGGACCCCCCGGCGAACGCCCGCGAGCGCTCCCGCCGGAGGCCACGCGCGGCCGCGGCGGCCGACGCGCACTCGCCATACGCCGCGATCCCGGAACCGGTGCTGCGGCTCGCGAACGCGTTCAAGGGGGCGCCCAGGCACCTCGGCATCCACTCGGGCGGGATGGTGCTCACCGAGCGTCCCGTCGGCGAGGTCTGCCCGATCGAGCACGCGCGCATGGAGAAGCGCACCGTGCTGCAGTGGGACAAGGACGACTGCGCGGCGATGCGGCTCGTGAAGTTCGACCTGCTCGGCCTTGGCATGCTGAGCGCGATCGACAAGACGCTGCGTATGGTCGCGGCGGCGACGGGTGAGGAGTGGACGTTCGACTCGATCCCGAAGGAGGAGTCGGGGGTCTACGACATGCTCTGCCGGGGCGACGCGATCGGCGTGTTCCAGGTTGAGAGCCGCGCCCAGCTCAACACCCTGCCGCGGCTGCGCCCGCGGAGCTTCTACGACCTTGTCATCGAGATCGCGCTCATCCGCCCGGGCCCCATCCAGGGCGGCGCCGTGCACCCGTATCTGCGCCGGCGCGCCGGCAAGGAGGAGATCACCTATTCGCATCCGAGCCTCGAGCCCGTGCTCGCTCGGACCCTCGGGATCCCGCTCTTCCAGGAGCAGCTCATGCAGATCGCGACGACGGTCGGCGGGTGCACCGGTGAGGACGCCGACCTGCTCAGGCGCTCGATGGGTTCCAAGCGCGGCAAGGAGCGAATGGATTCGCTCCGGGAGAAGATCTTCGCCGGGATGCGCGCGAACGGGATCGACGGCGAACAGGCGCAGCTCGTGTACACGCAGCTCGAGTCGTTCGCCGACTTCGGGTTCGCGGAAAGCCATTCGATCAGCTTTGCGCTCATCGTCTACGTCAGCTCGTGGATCAAGCTGCACTACCCCGCCGTGTTCCTCGCCGGGCTGCTGCAGTCGCAGCCAATGGGGTTCTACTCGCCGCGCAGCCTCGCCGAGGACGCGAAGCGGCACGGCGTCGTCGTGCGCCCGCCAGACGTGCAGTTCTCCGCCGTGCACGCGGGCGTCGAGCCGCTCACGCTGGGCGCCGCGGCGGAGACCGGGCCGGGCCCTGCGTCCGTCCCAGACGTCGCCCCCTCGCAGCTCGCACCCACCGGGCTGCCCGAGTGCGCGGCGGGCGACCATCCGCCCGTCGGGCCGTTCGACGAGACCGCCCCGGACACGAGCGGCAAGCACCGCAGGGACGGGCGGTTCGCGGTCAGGCTCGGGCTCTCCGAAGTGCGCGGGATCGGCGTGAAGATCGCCGAGCGCATCGTGGCGGCGCGCGCCGCCGGGCCGTTCGCTGACCTCGCGGATCTCGCCAGGCGTGCGGATCTCGACCGCGAGCAGCTCGAGGCGCTCGCGTCGTCGGGCGCCTGCGCCGGCCTTGGGCTCTCGCGACGCGACGCGCTCTGGGGCGCCGGGCCGGCCGCAGATAACCGGGATCGATACCTGCCGGGCATCGCCGTCCACGTGCAGCCGCCGCTGCTTCCCGTGCTGACCGACGCCGAGCAGACCTCGCTCGACCTGTGGACGACTGGGGTGGCGACCGGAACGCATCCGCTCGCGCTGCTTCGGGACTCGCTCGATGCGCGCGGCATCATCCGCTCCGACCTCGCCCGGCGGTCGCAGAACGGCTCAACTGTTCAGGTCGCCGGCCTCGTCACCCACCGCCAGCGGCCGGGCACGGCCGCCGGAGTGACCTTCCTCACGCTTGAGGATGAGAGCGGCACCGTCAACGTCGTCGTGTGGGCGAAGGTGTGGCAGGCGCATCGGCTCGTCGCGCAGTCGGCGCCGGCGATGATCGTTCGCGGCGTCGCCGACAGATCCCCCGAGGGAGTCTTCAACGTCATCGCGCACGGCTTCGAGCCGCTTCCGGCGCCGCAGGCTGTCGCGTCGAGGGACTTCCGTTAG
- a CDS encoding nicotinate phosphoribosyltransferase — MHTSTALLTDHYELTMVDAALKAGTANRNSVFELFARRLSGARRYGVVAGTGRLLEAVTNFRFGDAELDFLRANNVVSAETIDWLANYRFTGDIWGYPEGEVFFPGSPLITVEASFAEGVILETLALSIMNYDSAVATAASRMVYAANGKPLAEMGSRRTSERSAVAAARAAYIAGFSATSNLEAGRSYGIPTMGTAAHSFTLLHDSEREAFEAQIAAFGPDTTLLVDTYDTEQGVRTAVEVAGTGLGAVRIDSGDLPVVVVEVRELLDSLGATNTRITVTNDLDEHTVAALAASPVDSFGVGTSVVVGSGSPTMGMVYKLVAREDDNGEWVSVAKKSTDKASVGGRKSVRRLHNARGAARAELIYLGDGPGGADEGAEVADSSREVLEHLVIGGEIQPQYVGADGIELARERHRTSVAELPRVAMSLTRGDPAIPTEYR, encoded by the coding sequence GTGCACACCTCTACTGCTTTGCTCACCGATCACTACGAGCTGACTATGGTCGACGCCGCGCTAAAGGCCGGCACCGCGAACCGCAACAGCGTCTTCGAGCTCTTCGCTCGCAGGCTCTCGGGAGCACGTCGCTACGGTGTTGTCGCCGGAACCGGCCGACTCCTCGAAGCGGTCACGAACTTCCGCTTCGGTGACGCCGAACTCGACTTCCTCCGCGCAAACAACGTCGTGAGCGCCGAAACGATCGACTGGCTGGCGAACTACCGCTTCACCGGAGACATCTGGGGCTACCCGGAGGGCGAGGTGTTCTTCCCGGGCTCCCCGCTCATCACGGTCGAAGCGAGCTTCGCCGAGGGCGTCATCCTTGAGACGCTCGCGCTCAGCATCATGAACTACGACTCCGCCGTCGCGACCGCCGCATCCCGCATGGTCTACGCCGCGAACGGCAAGCCGCTTGCCGAGATGGGCTCGCGTCGCACCAGCGAGCGCAGCGCGGTCGCCGCGGCACGAGCCGCCTACATTGCGGGCTTCAGCGCCACGTCGAACCTCGAGGCTGGTCGCAGCTACGGGATCCCCACCATGGGCACCGCAGCGCACTCGTTCACGCTGCTCCACGACTCCGAGCGCGAAGCCTTCGAGGCGCAGATCGCAGCATTCGGCCCGGACACGACGCTGCTCGTGGACACGTACGACACCGAGCAGGGCGTCCGCACCGCCGTCGAGGTCGCCGGCACCGGGCTTGGGGCCGTGCGCATCGACTCTGGCGACCTGCCCGTCGTCGTCGTCGAGGTCCGCGAACTGCTCGACTCGCTCGGCGCCACGAACACGCGCATCACCGTGACCAACGACCTCGACGAGCACACCGTCGCCGCGCTCGCGGCCTCACCGGTCGACTCGTTCGGCGTCGGCACTTCGGTCGTTGTCGGCTCGGGCAGCCCCACGATGGGCATGGTCTACAAGCTCGTCGCACGCGAGGACGACAACGGCGAGTGGGTGTCCGTCGCGAAGAAGAGCACCGACAAGGCCTCGGTCGGCGGCCGCAAGAGCGTCCGCCGTCTGCACAACGCACGCGGCGCGGCACGTGCAGAACTCATCTACCTCGGCGACGGCCCAGGTGGCGCAGACGAGGGAGCCGAGGTCGCGGACTCGAGTCGTGAGGTGCTCGAGCACCTGGTGATCGGCGGCGAGATTCAGCCGCAGTATGTCGGCGCCGACGGTATCGAGCTGGCGCGCGAGCGGCACCGCACGAGCGTGGCCGAGCTCCCCCGCGTCGCGATGAGCCTCACTCGCGGCGACCCCGCGATCCCGACCGAGTACCGCTAG
- a CDS encoding DUF3039 domain-containing protein: MGIFTRDTPDTGGGLDVMDRELEKLLEDSQIEDGDHERFSHYVPKDKIVESAVTGKPVRALCGKKWTPSRDPERFPVCPDCKKVYERMKK; encoded by the coding sequence ATGGGTATCTTCACGCGCGACACTCCTGACACCGGCGGCGGCCTCGACGTTATGGACCGCGAGCTCGAAAAGCTGCTCGAGGATTCACAGATCGAGGACGGCGACCACGAGCGGTTCTCGCACTACGTTCCGAAGGACAAGATTGTCGAGTCGGCGGTCACCGGCAAGCCGGTCCGCGCGCTGTGCGGCAAGAAGTGGACGCCGTCGCGCGACCCCGAGCGCTTCCCGGTCTGCCCGGACTGCAAGAAGGTCTACGAGCGGATGAAGAAGTAG
- a CDS encoding ATP-binding cassette domain-containing protein has product MLPETPPSSSDALPDVGVGAAETPAKRPSDALPSFADMPSAGAEEPAVAPPVSARPAATTPAPAVTTPAPAVTTSESAAATPAPEETGAAEATPARSDAAAGAAAPAAAPRARRTRPADAATSAEAPARNRIEVPTPSVVRARERGRVAEQNPVVLRTEMLTKVFGSTVAANEVSFEVHGGSLTGVVGPNGAGKTTTLSMISGLLRPSSGRVAVGDVDVWADGAAAKRLIGTLPDRLRLFDRLTGGQLLYYSGVLHGVAEAEVAKRSAELAEAFGLESALDRLVSDYSAGMQKKIALACSMIHAPEVLVLDEPFEAIDPVSAANVTDILEKYVAGGGSVVMSSHSLELIQRVCDHVVIIVDGSVIAQGTVDEVRDGVSLEDRFRALTGIDESQKGLQWLHGSSDSE; this is encoded by the coding sequence GTGCTGCCAGAAACCCCGCCTTCGTCGTCTGATGCACTGCCGGACGTAGGGGTCGGCGCTGCAGAAACTCCCGCCAAGCGCCCCTCCGACGCGCTGCCGTCGTTCGCGGATATGCCGAGCGCCGGCGCCGAAGAGCCCGCCGTCGCCCCGCCAGTATCGGCCCGGCCCGCGGCGACGACGCCAGCTCCCGCGGTGACGACGCCAGCTCCCGCGGTGACGACTTCCGAGTCCGCAGCGGCGACGCCAGCTCCCGAAGAGACCGGCGCCGCCGAGGCAACGCCCGCGCGCTCAGACGCTGCCGCCGGTGCCGCGGCTCCCGCCGCCGCGCCGCGCGCGCGCCGGACCCGCCCGGCGGACGCAGCGACATCGGCTGAGGCCCCCGCACGCAACCGCATCGAGGTGCCGACGCCCTCGGTCGTCCGTGCGCGCGAGCGTGGCCGCGTTGCCGAGCAGAACCCTGTCGTTCTGCGCACCGAGATGCTGACCAAGGTGTTCGGCTCGACGGTCGCGGCGAACGAAGTCTCGTTCGAGGTGCACGGCGGCTCGCTCACCGGCGTCGTCGGCCCGAACGGCGCAGGCAAGACCACCACGCTCTCGATGATCAGCGGGCTGCTGCGCCCGAGCTCCGGCCGCGTCGCCGTTGGTGACGTCGACGTCTGGGCTGATGGCGCCGCCGCCAAACGCCTCATCGGAACCCTGCCCGACCGCCTGCGGCTCTTCGACCGCCTCACCGGCGGTCAGCTCCTCTACTACTCGGGCGTTCTTCACGGCGTCGCCGAGGCCGAGGTCGCCAAGCGGAGCGCCGAACTCGCCGAAGCCTTCGGGCTCGAGTCCGCGCTCGACAGGCTCGTCTCTGACTACTCCGCTGGCATGCAGAAGAAGATCGCGCTGGCCTGCTCGATGATCCACGCGCCCGAGGTGCTCGTGCTCGACGAGCCGTTCGAGGCGATCGATCCCGTGTCTGCGGCGAACGTGACCGACATTCTCGAGAAGTACGTCGCCGGCGGCGGCAGCGTCGTTATGTCGAGCCACAGCCTCGAGCTCATTCAGCGCGTCTGCGATCACGTCGTCATCATCGTCGACGGTTCCGTCATCGCGCAGGGCACCGTTGACGAGGTGCGTGACGGCGTGAGTCTCGAAGATCGATTCCGGGCGCTTACCGGTATCGACGAGTCGCAGAAGGGGCTGCAGTGGTTGCACGGCTCTTCCGACTCCGAGTAG
- a CDS encoding CDP-glycerol glycerophosphotransferase family protein, producing MQIMKDSKRAVKLAKRVLKGRRAFFELKGLLDERGPLPEQHYRVGVYFADSDVNIYQMRQWYAPLQELAKTRPVVVLARNAAGALQLMRESGLDVAYVPKVTSIENFIATQQLDVVLYVNQNTRNFQMMRYGERWHVFINHGESDKMYMTSNQYKTYDYAFVAGDAARARLSKALWQYDVEARTVPIGRPQADHLDGEPAYTPDDRTVVFYAPTWEGDRPAASYGSVLTHGETLVTRLLETGRHRVVYRPHPRSGVVSAEFGAANDRIIAMLATANAADPAAQHVYDESPVLGWQLRAPDVAICDISAMVYDRLATGRPLMVTRPVSEEAEVDEGGYLSVCEWLDAADTDNIVDVLDRVIGDEGARERLGEWSTRYFGDTTPGSPTRRFGAAIESLLSRADAERLRASETSK from the coding sequence ATGCAGATTATGAAGGACAGCAAACGCGCCGTGAAGCTCGCGAAGCGTGTCCTGAAGGGACGCCGCGCCTTCTTTGAGCTCAAAGGGCTGCTTGACGAGCGCGGCCCGCTGCCCGAGCAGCACTACCGCGTCGGCGTCTACTTCGCCGACAGCGACGTCAACATCTACCAGATGCGCCAGTGGTACGCGCCCCTGCAGGAGCTCGCGAAGACCAGGCCCGTCGTCGTGCTCGCACGCAACGCCGCGGGTGCGCTGCAGCTCATGCGCGAGAGCGGCCTCGATGTCGCCTACGTGCCGAAGGTCACGAGCATTGAGAACTTCATCGCGACGCAGCAGCTCGACGTCGTGCTGTACGTCAACCAGAACACGCGCAACTTCCAGATGATGCGGTACGGCGAGCGTTGGCACGTCTTCATCAATCATGGTGAGAGCGACAAGATGTACATGACGAGCAACCAGTACAAGACGTACGACTACGCGTTCGTCGCTGGCGACGCGGCGCGTGCCCGCCTGTCCAAGGCGCTCTGGCAGTACGACGTCGAGGCGCGCACGGTTCCGATCGGGCGTCCCCAGGCGGACCACCTCGACGGCGAGCCCGCCTACACGCCAGACGACAGGACGGTCGTGTTCTACGCGCCAACGTGGGAGGGCGACCGGCCGGCGGCGAGCTACGGGTCCGTGCTCACTCACGGCGAAACGCTCGTCACCCGGCTGCTCGAGACTGGGCGGCATCGGGTCGTCTACCGGCCGCACCCGCGCTCCGGCGTCGTGAGCGCAGAGTTCGGTGCCGCGAACGACCGGATCATCGCGATGCTCGCTACCGCGAACGCCGCCGACCCTGCCGCGCAACACGTCTACGACGAGTCGCCCGTGCTCGGCTGGCAGCTCCGCGCCCCCGACGTCGCGATCTGCGACATCTCCGCGATGGTCTACGACAGGCTCGCGACCGGCCGGCCGCTGATGGTGACGCGCCCGGTGTCCGAGGAAGCCGAGGTCGACGAGGGCGGCTACCTGAGTGTGTGCGAGTGGCTCGACGCTGCCGACACCGACAACATCGTGGACGTACTCGACCGGGTGATCGGCGACGAGGGCGCGCGCGAGCGGCTCGGGGAGTGGTCGACACGCTACTTCGGCGACACGACGCCGGGTTCGCCGACGCGCCGGTTTGGCGCTGCGATCGAATCGCTGCTGTCGCGTGCGGACGCGGAACGCCTGCGCGCCTCCGAAACCTCAAAGTAG
- a CDS encoding glycosyltransferase family 2 protein: MLPPLPDVPAVSYVMPVLNEEGFLERAVHTILNQDYPGEKEIVLALGPSRDASDEIAARIAAADPRVRLVANPERDIPAGLNHAIRASSHPVVIRVDAHSELTPDYTRRGVAALRETGAANVGGVMRAAGSSPVQRAIARGYNSPYGLGGGAYHGDGTPGPAESAYLGIFRREAIDAVGGYDPGILRGEDWELNLRIRRAGFTVWFEPALGVTYWPRASFSDLAKQFFATGTWRAVLVRKYGRANPWRFFAPGLLVISLVVSLVVLALQVTGVVPWGWWSLGWAPLAAYALAICFAVWRIPDQRGARDRLLTGATLVTMHTSWGTGFLRGIVFGGGRVVDRSRA, from the coding sequence ATGCTCCCTCCCCTGCCAGACGTGCCAGCGGTGAGCTACGTGATGCCAGTGCTCAACGAGGAGGGATTTCTCGAGCGCGCGGTGCACACGATCCTGAACCAGGACTACCCGGGCGAGAAGGAGATCGTGCTCGCCCTCGGCCCCTCCCGCGATGCGAGCGACGAGATCGCCGCGCGGATCGCCGCGGCGGATCCCCGCGTCCGCCTCGTCGCGAATCCCGAGCGCGATATCCCTGCCGGGCTCAACCACGCGATCCGGGCGAGCTCCCATCCGGTCGTGATCCGGGTCGACGCGCACTCCGAGCTCACGCCCGACTACACGCGCCGCGGGGTCGCGGCGCTCCGGGAGACGGGCGCCGCGAACGTTGGCGGAGTCATGCGTGCGGCGGGCTCCTCCCCCGTCCAGCGGGCGATCGCGCGCGGCTACAACAGCCCGTATGGGCTTGGCGGCGGCGCCTACCACGGCGACGGCACGCCCGGCCCGGCGGAGTCCGCGTACCTTGGAATCTTCCGCCGCGAGGCGATCGACGCGGTCGGTGGCTACGATCCCGGCATCCTGCGCGGCGAGGACTGGGAGCTCAATCTCCGGATCCGGCGCGCGGGCTTCACCGTGTGGTTCGAACCGGCGCTCGGCGTCACCTACTGGCCGCGCGCGAGCTTCAGCGACCTCGCCAAGCAGTTCTTCGCGACGGGCACGTGGCGGGCGGTGCTCGTGCGCAAGTACGGGCGGGCGAACCCGTGGCGGTTCTTCGCGCCGGGCCTCCTCGTCATCTCGCTCGTCGTGTCGCTCGTCGTGCTCGCGCTTCAGGTCACCGGCGTCGTGCCGTGGGGCTGGTGGTCGCTCGGCTGGGCGCCGCTCGCCGCGTACGCGCTCGCCATCTGTTTCGCCGTGTGGCGCATCCCCGATCAGCGGGGCGCGCGCGACCGCCTGCTCACCGGCGCCACGCTCGTGACGATGCACACGAGCTGGGGAACCGGGTTTCTGCGCGGCATCGTGTTCGGGGGCGGCCGCGTCGTCGACCGCTCGCGCGCGTAG